A single region of the Thermocrinis jamiesonii genome encodes:
- a CDS encoding ABC transporter ATP-binding protein translates to MWKWDSSEVHLELENVSKMYGSVSAVKGVSLSIYRGEFFSLLGPSGSGKSTILRLIAGLERPDEGIISIEGKVVADKKVWVPPEKRGVGLVFQNYALFPHMTVFENVAYGISYLPKQEVKKRVRELLEMVGLAHKEKYYPHQLSGGEQQRVALARALAVAPKVMLLDEPFSNLDADLRRDLRKQTKKILKELGTTTILVTHDQEEAFSLSDRVGVINGGVLEQVGTPFEIYHRPATRFVADFVGMADFYKGKIEGEVLISEIGNFPINGQWKGKSEEVEIMIRPDDVDFEPDPQGKAVISEVEFLGADIIYTISLPNGKIIHSVKTSRELYPVGTKVKIKIEPNHLVIF, encoded by the coding sequence ATGTGGAAGTGGGATAGTTCTGAAGTTCATTTAGAGTTGGAAAATGTAAGCAAGATGTATGGGAGTGTATCTGCGGTTAAGGGGGTAAGCCTTAGCATATACAGAGGGGAGTTTTTCTCTCTCCTTGGACCCTCTGGCTCTGGTAAATCTACCATTCTAAGGCTTATAGCAGGTTTGGAAAGACCTGACGAGGGAATTATAAGTATAGAAGGAAAAGTGGTTGCGGACAAAAAGGTTTGGGTGCCACCAGAAAAAAGGGGTGTGGGACTTGTCTTTCAAAACTACGCCCTTTTTCCCCACATGACGGTGTTTGAAAACGTAGCCTATGGTATTTCTTACCTTCCAAAGCAGGAGGTGAAAAAAAGGGTTAGGGAGCTTTTGGAGATGGTGGGCCTTGCCCACAAGGAAAAGTACTATCCCCATCAACTATCGGGTGGAGAACAGCAGAGGGTTGCCTTAGCAAGAGCTTTGGCAGTGGCCCCTAAGGTGATGCTCTTGGACGAGCCCTTTTCTAACCTTGATGCGGACCTAAGGAGGGACCTAAGAAAACAGACAAAGAAAATACTCAAGGAACTGGGAACCACAACCATTTTGGTAACCCACGACCAAGAGGAAGCCTTTTCTCTATCGGACAGGGTGGGAGTGATCAACGGGGGAGTTTTAGAGCAGGTGGGCACCCCCTTTGAAATCTATCACAGACCAGCCACGCGCTTTGTGGCAGACTTTGTAGGTATGGCAGACTTTTACAAAGGAAAGATAGAAGGCGAGGTTTTAATATCGGAGATTGGCAACTTCCCTATTAACGGTCAATGGAAGGGTAAATCTGAAGAGGTGGAGATAATGATAAGGCCAGACGATGTGGATTTTGAACCAGATCCACAGGGAAAAGCGGTTATATCGGAAGTGGAGTTTTTGGGCGCAGACATCATCTACACCATTTCCCTGCCCAACGGTAAGATCATCCACTCAGTAAAGACCTCAAGGGAACTTTACCCTGTAGGCACGAAGGTTAAGATAAAAATTGAACCTAATCACCTTGTGATCTTTTAA
- a CDS encoding NuoB/complex I 20 kDa subunit family protein → MAALNSNGFVLTTVDELLSWGRRNALWPVTIGLACCAIEMMHTAASRFDLDRLGVIFRASPRQADLLIVAGTVVNKVAPMLKLIWEQMPDPKWCISMGGCASAGGPFPTYSTLQGVDRIIPVDVYIPGCPPHPQGLIYGILQLQKKIKQMGVRKYDKAFEEFKKDIQKQGLIPREVEV, encoded by the coding sequence ATGGCAGCTTTAAACTCAAATGGTTTTGTTTTGACCACAGTGGATGAGCTTTTGAGTTGGGGTAGAAGAAACGCTTTATGGCCAGTAACCATAGGGCTTGCCTGCTGTGCTATAGAGATGATGCACACCGCCGCTTCACGCTTTGACTTGGATAGATTGGGTGTTATATTCAGAGCTTCTCCAAGGCAGGCAGACCTACTCATCGTGGCGGGAACTGTGGTAAATAAAGTAGCACCTATGCTAAAGCTTATTTGGGAGCAGATGCCAGACCCCAAATGGTGCATATCCATGGGCGGATGCGCCTCCGCTGGTGGTCCTTTCCCAACTTACTCTACTCTTCAAGGCGTAGATAGAATAATCCCAGTGGATGTTTATATACCCGGTTGTCCTCCCCATCCTCAGGGACTTATCTACGGCATACTCCAGCTTCAGAAAAAGATAAAGCAGATGGGTGTTAGAAAATACGATAAAGCCTTTGAAGAGTTCAAAAAGGACATACAAAAACAGGGGCTTATTCCAAGAGAGGTGGAAGTCTAA
- the nuoD gene encoding NADH dehydrogenase (quinone) subunit D, which translates to MPWMNRVSAERIKYEFKDVEVEYTEHTTNLHVKKEKLIDLLNFLKNKEGYRHFIDFFCIDFPDKKERFQGVYILYNPDENERVIVKTWAKDGKLPSVEKLWACARWAEREAYDMFGVEFEGHENLRRMFMWEGYEYFPLRKDFPLQGFPEVELPSLTEVMHGRTDPPSHDYELLHTKIATLEDLERTEKARLRKKAQLVLNWGPLHPGTHGTIWFLFDLDGENIVQCDVILGQLHRGMEKIAENLHYFQFLPYTDRMDYISAICNELAYVNAVEKLLGVEVPEKAKYIRTMFAELQRINSHLLWLGTGALDLGALTVFLYAFREREKIMDIIEGNAGYRLTSAFLRIGGVHYDLAEGTLDVVKAFIKDFPERLKEYHQLLTRNRIWLRRTKDVGIITREDVFNYGLTGPVARGSGVPYDIRKLEPYAAYDEVDFDVPVGEVGDVYDRYLVRMEEMVQSLRIIEQCVSKLEKLPKSAPYINKEHPAVMAPKEEVFKDLEDMVKNFRIVVHGENAPPGEVYASGENPRGELGFYIYSTGGSKPYRLRIRSGALYNLSIFPKLIEGRTIADAIALLGSLDPVVGETDR; encoded by the coding sequence ATGCCTTGGATGAACAGAGTTTCTGCAGAAAGGATAAAGTATGAGTTCAAAGACGTAGAGGTAGAATACACAGAGCATACCACAAACCTTCACGTTAAAAAGGAAAAGCTCATAGACCTTCTCAATTTCCTTAAGAACAAAGAAGGATATAGACACTTCATAGACTTTTTTTGCATAGACTTTCCAGATAAAAAAGAGCGCTTCCAGGGGGTTTATATTCTTTACAATCCAGATGAAAACGAAAGGGTTATAGTGAAAACTTGGGCAAAGGATGGAAAGCTTCCCTCTGTGGAAAAGCTATGGGCTTGTGCCAGATGGGCTGAAAGGGAAGCTTACGATATGTTCGGAGTGGAGTTTGAAGGACACGAAAACCTAAGAAGAATGTTTATGTGGGAAGGATACGAATACTTTCCGCTTCGGAAAGATTTTCCCTTGCAAGGTTTTCCGGAGGTAGAGCTACCCTCCTTAACCGAGGTGATGCATGGAAGAACAGACCCACCTAGTCATGACTACGAGCTTTTGCACACAAAAATAGCTACCTTGGAAGATCTTGAAAGGACAGAAAAAGCAAGACTGAGGAAAAAAGCCCAGCTTGTGCTAAACTGGGGACCTTTGCATCCGGGAACCCACGGCACCATATGGTTTTTGTTTGACTTAGATGGAGAAAATATAGTCCAGTGTGATGTGATCTTGGGACAGCTTCATAGGGGAATGGAAAAAATCGCAGAAAATCTTCACTACTTTCAGTTTCTTCCTTACACTGACCGGATGGATTACATATCCGCCATATGCAACGAGCTGGCTTATGTGAATGCGGTAGAAAAGTTATTGGGTGTGGAGGTTCCAGAAAAAGCAAAATACATAAGGACAATGTTTGCAGAGCTTCAGAGGATAAACTCCCACCTTCTTTGGCTTGGCACGGGTGCCTTGGACCTTGGAGCCTTAACCGTCTTTTTGTATGCCTTTAGGGAAAGGGAAAAGATAATGGACATAATAGAAGGAAACGCTGGCTATAGGCTAACGAGCGCCTTTTTGAGAATAGGAGGGGTGCATTATGACCTGGCGGAAGGCACTTTGGATGTGGTGAAAGCTTTCATAAAGGACTTTCCAGAAAGATTAAAAGAATACCATCAACTGCTAACAAGAAACAGGATCTGGTTAAGAAGAACAAAGGACGTTGGAATCATCACAAGGGAAGATGTTTTTAACTACGGACTTACTGGTCCGGTAGCAAGAGGTTCTGGTGTGCCATACGATATTAGAAAGCTTGAGCCTTACGCTGCTTATGATGAGGTAGATTTTGACGTGCCTGTGGGAGAAGTGGGAGATGTGTATGACAGATACTTAGTGAGGATGGAGGAGATGGTCCAAAGCCTGAGGATAATAGAGCAGTGCGTTAGCAAGCTTGAAAAGCTTCCAAAGAGTGCGCCTTACATAAACAAAGAACACCCCGCAGTAATGGCTCCAAAGGAGGAAGTCTTTAAAGACTTAGAGGATATGGTAAAGAACTTCAGAATAGTGGTCCATGGGGAGAACGCACCGCCTGGAGAGGTTTATGCCAGTGGAGAAAATCCAAGGGGAGAGCTTGGCTTTTATATATACTCCACTGGAGGTTCCAAGCCTTATCGCCTAAGAATAAGGTCTGGAGCCCTTTACAACCTTTCCATCTTTCCAAAGCTTATAGAGGGAAGGACGATCGCAGACGCTATAGCTTTGCTTGGTAGTTTAGATCCAGTGGTGGGGGAAACAGACAGATGA